One segment of Vibrio mimicus DNA contains the following:
- a CDS encoding helix-turn-helix domain-containing protein → MARNESINQNMLPILMQELIKLIGYEDMYILISNYGGQDVYIPKNPKRSKLNNLLPLRSLDILSEEYGGMYLTLPTTSRIANQIRDKEILKHLESGKSRVEVAKMFGLGVRQVANIKNRF, encoded by the coding sequence ATGGCTAGGAACGAAAGTATCAACCAAAACATGTTACCAATATTAATGCAGGAGCTAATAAAATTAATTGGCTATGAGGATATGTATATTCTTATAAGTAATTATGGAGGGCAGGATGTCTACATACCGAAAAATCCTAAAAGAAGCAAGTTGAATAACTTATTACCACTAAGGTCACTTGATATATTAAGTGAAGAGTATGGAGGGATGTATCTTACTCTTCCAACAACTTCACGGATTGCTAACCAGATCAGAGATAAAGAAATACTAAAGCATTTGGAATCAGGAAAGTCGAGAGTTGAAGTTGCAAAAATGTTTGGTTTGGGTGTCAGACAAGTGGCTAATATAAAAAATAGGTTTTGA
- the queD gene encoding 6-carboxytetrahydropterin synthase QueD, with amino-acid sequence MKTELYKEFMFEAAHHLPHVPAGHKCGRLHGHSFLVRLYVEGEVDPHTGWVVDFAEIKAAFKPIYDRLDHYYLNDIEGLENPTSEVLAKWIWQQLKPSLPLLSKVEIKETCTAGCIYRGE; translated from the coding sequence ATGAAAACAGAATTATACAAAGAGTTTATGTTTGAGGCTGCCCACCACCTGCCGCATGTGCCAGCTGGTCATAAATGCGGCCGCCTGCATGGACACTCTTTCTTAGTTCGCTTGTATGTTGAAGGTGAGGTGGATCCTCATACAGGTTGGGTTGTGGATTTTGCTGAAATTAAAGCGGCATTCAAACCGATTTATGATCGTCTCGATCACTATTACCTGAACGATATCGAAGGGTTAGAGAACCCGACCAGTGAAGTGTTGGCAAAATGGATTTGGCAACAGCTCAAGCCAAGCTTACCGTTGCTGAGCAAAGTTGAGATTAAAGAAACCTGTACGGCGGGTTGTATTTATCGCGGTGAGTAG
- a CDS encoding fumarate hydratase yields MTVIRKQDVISSVADALQYISYYHPLDFVKALEKAYQREESQAAKDSIAQILINSRMSAEGHRPICQDTGIVTCFVNIGMGVQWDSTDMTVQQMVDEGVRQAYTNPDNPLRASVLMDPAGKRINTKDNTPAVVHINMVPGDKVDIQIAAKGGGSENKTKMVMLNPSDDIAEWVEKTVPLMGAGWCPPGMLGIGIGGTAEKAAVLAKEALMEHIDIHELIERGPQNAEEELRLDIFNRVNKLGIGAQGLGGLTTVVDVKIKSAPTHAASKPVCLIPNCAATRHVHFTLDGSGPAQLTPPKLEDWPQITWEAGANTRRVNLDNITREEIQTWKTGETVLLSGKILTGRDAAHKRIQTMLQKGEKLPEGVDLKGKFIYYVGPVDAVGDEVVGPAGPTTSTRMDKFTDMMLEEVGVMGMIGKAERGPATVESIKKHKAVYLMAVGGAAYLVAKAIKKARVVAFEDLGMEAIYEFEVEDMPVTVAVDSTGANAHQIGPDTWRVKIAEAAK; encoded by the coding sequence ATGACGGTAATACGCAAGCAAGATGTGATCAGCAGTGTTGCTGATGCGCTGCAGTACATCTCCTACTACCACCCATTAGACTTTGTAAAAGCCCTAGAAAAAGCCTACCAACGTGAAGAAAGCCAAGCGGCTAAAGACTCGATAGCCCAGATCCTGATCAACTCTCGTATGTCAGCGGAAGGACACCGCCCAATTTGTCAGGACACAGGTATCGTTACTTGCTTCGTGAACATCGGTATGGGTGTGCAATGGGATTCTACCGATATGACAGTGCAGCAGATGGTGGATGAGGGAGTGCGCCAAGCGTACACCAACCCAGATAATCCACTGCGTGCCTCGGTATTGATGGATCCGGCGGGCAAACGCATCAATACCAAAGATAACACCCCAGCTGTGGTACACATCAACATGGTGCCAGGCGATAAAGTGGATATTCAAATTGCGGCCAAAGGTGGCGGCAGTGAAAACAAAACCAAGATGGTGATGCTCAACCCGTCCGATGATATTGCGGAATGGGTAGAGAAAACCGTGCCGCTGATGGGCGCGGGCTGGTGCCCACCGGGCATGCTCGGTATTGGTATTGGCGGTACTGCCGAGAAAGCAGCGGTGCTGGCGAAAGAAGCCTTGATGGAACACATTGATATTCATGAGCTGATCGAACGTGGCCCACAAAATGCTGAAGAAGAGCTGCGTTTAGACATTTTCAACCGTGTGAATAAGCTTGGTATCGGTGCACAAGGCCTTGGTGGTTTGACCACTGTGGTGGATGTAAAAATCAAATCTGCGCCAACTCATGCCGCTTCAAAACCAGTGTGCTTAATTCCGAACTGTGCGGCGACACGCCATGTGCATTTCACTCTTGATGGCAGTGGCCCTGCGCAGCTAACACCGCCTAAGTTAGAAGATTGGCCACAAATTACGTGGGAAGCAGGAGCGAACACGCGCCGTGTGAACCTTGATAACATCACCCGTGAAGAGATCCAAACTTGGAAAACGGGTGAAACTGTATTGCTGTCTGGCAAGATCCTAACTGGTCGTGACGCAGCACATAAACGCATTCAAACCATGCTGCAAAAAGGCGAGAAGCTGCCTGAAGGTGTGGATTTGAAAGGCAAGTTTATTTACTACGTTGGCCCTGTGGATGCGGTAGGCGATGAAGTGGTTGGCCCCGCAGGCCCAACAACCTCAACGCGTATGGACAAGTTTACCGACATGATGCTGGAAGAAGTGGGCGTCATGGGCATGATTGGTAAAGCAGAGCGTGGCCCAGCAACCGTTGAATCGATCAAGAAACACAAAGCCGTTTATTTGATGGCGGTTGGTGGTGCGGCTTACCTAGTGGCGAAAGCCATCAAGAAAGCTCGCGTGGTCGCGTTTGAAGATCTGGGTATGGAAGCGATCTACGAATTTGAGGTCGAAGATATGCCAGTCACTGTTGCCGTGGATTCAACTGGCGCGAATGCGCACCAAATTGGCCCAGATACTTGGCGAGTAAAAATCGCTGAAGCAGCCAAGTGA
- a CDS encoding CoA pyrophosphatase — translation MRNISRNEFIQQFQLNLPVAYHQESLLRVAHLAPDSLRKASVLIGVVERQQGLQVILTKRAAHLRHHPGQISFPGGKYEESDHSLQQTAKREAREEIGINEEKIHIVGQLPELVTVSQFAVTPILAFVESDYQIQLDHNEVDEVFEVPISFLLDRKKIYTGTFQLKNHRHRVFAIPYKQHFIWGMTAQIIQSLQKQLFNYNELV, via the coding sequence TTGCGAAATATCAGCCGTAACGAATTTATCCAGCAGTTTCAGCTCAATTTACCTGTAGCCTATCATCAGGAAAGCTTGCTGAGAGTCGCTCATTTGGCTCCCGATTCACTGCGTAAGGCTTCAGTATTGATTGGTGTGGTTGAGCGGCAACAAGGATTGCAGGTGATTTTGACAAAACGAGCAGCGCATTTAAGGCACCATCCTGGGCAAATCAGTTTTCCCGGCGGCAAATATGAAGAAAGCGATCACTCGTTGCAGCAAACCGCCAAGCGTGAAGCGCGTGAAGAGATAGGCATCAATGAAGAGAAGATCCACATTGTCGGCCAATTACCCGAGTTAGTGACTGTGAGTCAATTTGCGGTGACGCCTATTTTGGCGTTTGTGGAATCGGACTACCAAATTCAGCTCGATCACAACGAAGTCGATGAAGTTTTCGAAGTGCCGATCAGTTTTTTGCTCGATCGAAAAAAGATCTACACAGGAACGTTTCAGCTAAAAAACCACCGCCATCGAGTGTTCGCCATCCCCTATAAACAACATTTTATATGGGGTATGACTGCACAAATCATCCAATCCCTCCAAAAACAACTGTTTAATTACAATGAGTTAGTTTAA
- a CDS encoding YcjX family protein: protein MQRIRQEMSDFIHRGMDSHVRLAVTGLSRAGKTAFITSLVNQLLHTSTHQNLPLLAAGREQRFIGAKRVPQTNMMVPRFAYDEALAQLQSSPAQWPVPTRDVSEIRLAIKYKPKKRSKKLLTSSATLYLDIIDYPGEWLLDLPLLEMDYATWSVQQFNALHGLRKELATEWCAAVEQLDISQEANEQTLAEIAARYTDYLHQCKTNGLHWVQPGRFVLPGELEGAPVLQFFPCHAPQDSVSKQSYYALLQARYQEYQNKVVKAFYKHYFATFDRQIVLVDCLSPLNVGHESFLDMRSALEQIMQSFRYGRSGLLSRLFAPKIDKVLFAATKADHVTPEQHVNMVSLLQQMIHPAWQHAAYENIEMNCISMASVRATQSGYIMQGDNKVAAIQGVTMEGESITLFPGEVPRKLPEPDYWQRQPFDFTAFRPLPTASDEPCQHIRVDKALDILIGDKLR from the coding sequence ATGCAGCGAATTCGTCAAGAAATGAGCGATTTTATCCATCGCGGTATGGATTCTCATGTGCGTTTGGCCGTGACGGGGCTTTCTCGAGCGGGCAAAACCGCCTTCATCACCTCGCTGGTTAATCAGCTTTTGCACACCTCCACCCATCAGAATTTGCCGCTATTGGCAGCGGGGCGTGAACAGCGTTTTATCGGTGCTAAACGTGTGCCACAAACCAACATGATGGTGCCACGCTTTGCTTATGATGAAGCGCTGGCGCAACTGCAAAGCAGTCCTGCACAATGGCCAGTGCCAACACGAGATGTGAGCGAGATTCGCTTGGCGATCAAATACAAGCCGAAAAAGCGCAGCAAAAAATTATTAACAAGCAGCGCGACTCTGTATCTCGACATCATCGACTATCCCGGAGAATGGTTGCTCGATTTACCGCTATTAGAGATGGATTACGCAACCTGGTCAGTACAGCAATTCAATGCCCTGCATGGCTTGCGCAAAGAACTTGCAACAGAATGGTGTGCGGCCGTTGAGCAGCTCGATATTAGTCAAGAAGCCAATGAACAAACCTTGGCGGAAATTGCTGCACGCTACACCGACTATCTGCATCAATGCAAAACCAATGGCCTACATTGGGTGCAACCGGGGAGATTTGTACTGCCCGGAGAGCTGGAAGGTGCGCCTGTGCTGCAATTCTTCCCATGTCATGCGCCGCAAGATTCTGTGAGCAAACAGAGCTATTACGCCTTGCTGCAAGCGCGCTATCAGGAATATCAAAACAAGGTGGTGAAAGCTTTTTATAAGCACTACTTTGCGACGTTTGATCGCCAAATCGTGTTGGTGGATTGCCTATCGCCACTCAATGTGGGGCATGAATCGTTTCTGGATATGCGCAGCGCCCTTGAACAGATCATGCAAAGTTTCCGTTATGGTCGCAGCGGGTTACTCAGTCGTCTGTTTGCGCCGAAAATCGATAAAGTTTTGTTTGCCGCAACCAAAGCTGATCACGTGACACCAGAGCAGCATGTCAACATGGTTTCTCTATTGCAGCAGATGATTCATCCGGCGTGGCAACATGCTGCGTATGAAAATATTGAAATGAACTGCATCAGTATGGCCTCGGTGCGTGCCACGCAATCGGGCTACATCATGCAGGGAGACAATAAGGTTGCGGCGATTCAAGGTGTGACGATGGAAGGAGAGTCGATCACGTTATTCCCCGGTGAAGTACCGCGCAAATTGCCAGAACCTGATTATTGGCAGCGACAGCCGTTTGATTTCACGGCGTTTCGACCACTGCCAACGGCTAGTGATGAACCATGTCAGCACATTCGGGTTGATAAAGCCCTCGACATTCTGATTGGAGATAAACTGCGATGA
- a CDS encoding DUF2589 domain-containing protein, producing MALESMQNHFTGLPMESLIGSPLKAACDSQIMLARSTVDFIRDVGFEGDKTRTADFSFLQNVVTGKDAAGNDIIEQNKVSMEVPILAIVNIPSLMIDEVDITFDMEVKSSERSVETEDKSGKFSAKTKIGWGPISVSANISGSVASHKENTRSSDNSAKYHVQVHAAQAGTPEGLSRVLDIIGEAVAPKAISNETAKPDSDLEKAMKYVIEKGKEVDLAEVKLQTAQMALAKDPSKQADVDNAQAGLTDAQDALTKANMAMQLVRKGQTYTDAQTAAGI from the coding sequence ATGGCTTTAGAAAGCATGCAAAATCATTTTACCGGCTTACCAATGGAAAGCCTAATTGGATCACCTTTAAAAGCAGCTTGTGACTCACAAATAATGCTCGCTCGTTCCACCGTTGACTTTATTCGTGATGTTGGCTTTGAAGGAGATAAAACTCGAACTGCTGACTTTTCATTTCTACAAAATGTCGTTACAGGAAAAGATGCTGCTGGAAATGACATTATTGAACAGAACAAAGTCAGTATGGAAGTACCAATCCTAGCGATTGTAAATATTCCCAGCTTAATGATTGATGAAGTTGATATTACTTTTGATATGGAAGTGAAGTCATCGGAAAGATCAGTGGAAACTGAAGACAAAAGTGGCAAATTCTCAGCAAAGACAAAAATCGGTTGGGGACCAATCAGTGTATCGGCGAATATTTCAGGCAGTGTTGCATCCCACAAAGAGAATACACGTTCGAGCGATAATTCAGCGAAATACCATGTTCAGGTCCATGCAGCTCAGGCGGGTACTCCTGAAGGCCTATCACGTGTCCTTGATATTATCGGTGAAGCGGTAGCACCAAAAGCAATATCCAATGAAACGGCAAAACCAGATAGTGACCTTGAAAAAGCAATGAAATATGTTATCGAGAAAGGGAAAGAAGTGGATTTAGCGGAAGTTAAATTACAAACCGCGCAGATGGCTCTCGCTAAAGATCCAAGTAAGCAAGCAGATGTAGATAATGCTCAAGCAGGCTTAACTGATGCACAAGATGCACTAACCAAAGCAAATATGGCCATGCAGCTAGTGCGCAAAGGCCAAACTTATACGGATGCTCAAACAGCAGCGGGAATCTGA
- the pabB gene encoding aminodeoxychorismate synthase component 1: MNNNQILSIEHKQLTYHPDIAKQFFIHIEQQPWAMLLRSASTTHMDSRFDILVANPLATLVTFGDETEISTQNGVTLSRKDPFTLLAQAQQHYLPERSCAHELPFIGGALGYFAYDLGRCVETIPTLAEQDIAMPEMAVGIYSWALVVDHQKQTAQLVGEGVENAWAWLSQQQVENQADTADFALTSPWRSNMSYAAYQDKFTRVQQYLRSGDCYQINLAQRFQAHYTGSEWQAYLKLEAGNQAPFSAFLRLPQGAILSVSPERFLQVADRVIETKPIKGTRPRSADSQQDKALMQDLATAEKDQAENLMIVDLLRNDIGRVATPGSVHVPKLFDVESFPAVHHLVSTIRATLDERYELADLLRACFPGGSITGAPKVRAMEIIEELEPHRRSAYCGSIGYLSRHGKMDTSITIRTLVAYQQQLYAWAGGGLVADSECASEYQETLDKLSRILPTLES, translated from the coding sequence ATGAATAACAACCAAATTTTGTCAATTGAACACAAACAGTTAACTTATCATCCTGATATTGCTAAACAATTTTTCATACATATTGAACAGCAACCTTGGGCGATGCTGCTGCGCTCCGCTTCTACCACTCATATGGATAGCCGCTTTGATATTCTGGTCGCCAATCCTTTAGCCACTCTAGTGACTTTTGGTGATGAAACGGAAATCAGCACTCAAAATGGCGTGACATTGTCACGAAAAGATCCCTTTACATTACTGGCACAAGCTCAGCAACACTACTTGCCAGAACGTTCTTGTGCACATGAATTGCCTTTTATCGGCGGTGCACTTGGCTACTTCGCTTATGATTTGGGACGATGTGTTGAAACCATTCCGACCTTAGCAGAACAAGACATTGCCATGCCAGAGATGGCGGTGGGAATTTACTCTTGGGCGCTGGTCGTTGATCATCAAAAACAGACTGCGCAGTTAGTCGGTGAAGGCGTTGAGAATGCTTGGGCTTGGTTAAGCCAACAACAAGTGGAGAACCAAGCAGATACTGCGGATTTTGCGCTGACTTCACCTTGGCGCTCCAATATGAGTTATGCCGCCTATCAAGATAAATTTACCCGAGTACAGCAGTATTTGCGTTCCGGAGACTGTTACCAAATCAACCTCGCGCAGCGCTTTCAGGCTCATTACACCGGCAGTGAATGGCAAGCGTATTTGAAATTGGAAGCTGGTAATCAAGCGCCCTTCTCCGCCTTTTTGCGTCTACCGCAAGGGGCTATTTTGAGCGTTTCTCCAGAACGTTTTCTGCAAGTGGCAGATCGGGTGATTGAAACCAAACCGATCAAAGGCACCCGCCCTCGTAGTGCTGACAGCCAGCAAGATAAAGCGTTAATGCAAGATTTGGCTACCGCGGAAAAGGATCAAGCGGAAAACTTGATGATTGTCGACCTGCTGCGTAATGACATTGGCCGCGTGGCTACACCGGGCAGTGTTCATGTACCGAAACTGTTTGATGTGGAGAGCTTTCCTGCTGTGCACCATCTGGTAAGCACGATTCGCGCAACCCTCGATGAACGCTATGAATTGGCCGATCTGCTCCGTGCTTGTTTCCCCGGTGGCTCCATTACTGGCGCGCCCAAAGTTCGAGCGATGGAAATTATTGAGGAGCTTGAGCCGCATCGACGTAGCGCTTATTGCGGATCCATCGGTTACCTCAGTCGCCATGGAAAAATGGACACCAGCATCACCATTCGCACTCTAGTGGCTTATCAGCAACAGCTCTATGCTTGGGCGGGCGGCGGTTTAGTGGCGGATAGCGAGTGCGCCTCTGAATATCAAGAAACGCTCGATAAACTAAGCCGAATCCTTCCGACTTTGGAGAGTTAG
- a CDS encoding aromatic amino acid transport family protein, producing the protein MNTTTAATSTARSASKWTYKDFTWALSLFGTAVGAGVLFLPIKAGAGGFWPLVILALIAAPMTWFAHKSLARFVLSAKNPDADITDTVEEHFGKAGANLITFAYFFAIYPIVLIYGVGITNTVDSFLVNQMGMESIPRWLLSGALIIAMTAGVVFGKELMLKATSAMVYPLVFILLALSFYLIPDWNTSMMEVAPDWSAMPAIVWLAIPIIVFSFNHSPIISQFSKEQRQQFGDDAVKKTDMITGGAAMMLMGFVMFFVFSVVLSLSPEELAMAKEQNISVLSYLANEHASPIISYLGPIVAFAAITSSYFGHFLGAHEGLVGLVKSRSDMQISKIEKISLGFIVITTWIVAIINPSILGMIETMGAPMIAAILFLLPVFAMHKVPAMAKFKTSAPVQIFTVICGLAAISSVIYGAL; encoded by the coding sequence ATGAATACTACAACAGCGGCTACTTCTACAGCACGTTCTGCTAGCAAGTGGACCTACAAAGATTTCACATGGGCTCTATCCCTTTTCGGTACAGCAGTCGGTGCAGGTGTTCTATTCCTGCCTATTAAAGCCGGTGCTGGTGGTTTCTGGCCATTAGTAATTCTCGCTTTAATTGCAGCACCAATGACTTGGTTCGCTCACAAATCCCTCGCTCGTTTTGTTCTTTCTGCTAAAAACCCTGATGCGGACATCACCGATACTGTTGAAGAACATTTCGGTAAAGCGGGTGCAAACCTCATCACCTTCGCCTACTTCTTTGCCATTTACCCTATCGTTTTGATTTATGGCGTTGGTATCACAAACACCGTTGACTCTTTCCTAGTAAACCAAATGGGTATGGAATCCATCCCTCGCTGGCTACTGTCTGGTGCGCTGATTATTGCTATGACTGCGGGCGTTGTGTTTGGTAAAGAACTGATGCTGAAAGCCACTTCTGCTATGGTTTACCCACTGGTATTCATTCTGCTGGCTCTCTCTTTCTATCTGATCCCAGATTGGAACACTTCTATGATGGAAGTCGCGCCTGACTGGTCTGCAATGCCAGCTATCGTATGGCTTGCCATTCCAATCATCGTGTTCTCTTTCAACCACAGCCCAATCATTTCTCAATTCTCTAAAGAGCAACGCCAACAGTTTGGTGACGATGCGGTGAAGAAAACCGACATGATCACTGGCGGTGCAGCCATGATGCTGATGGGCTTTGTTATGTTCTTCGTATTCTCTGTGGTTCTGTCACTGTCTCCTGAAGAACTGGCTATGGCGAAAGAACAAAACATCTCTGTTCTGTCTTACCTAGCGAACGAACACGCTTCACCAATCATCTCTTACTTAGGCCCAATCGTGGCATTCGCAGCAATCACTTCAAGCTACTTTGGTCACTTCCTAGGTGCTCATGAAGGTCTGGTTGGCCTAGTGAAATCTCGCAGCGATATGCAAATCAGCAAGATTGAAAAAATCTCTCTGGGCTTCATCGTCATCACCACTTGGATTGTTGCGATTATCAACCCAAGCATCCTTGGCATGATCGAAACCATGGGCGCACCAATGATTGCTGCTATCTTGTTCCTGCTACCTGTATTTGCAATGCACAAGGTACCTGCGATGGCGAAGTTCAAGACTTCAGCACCTGTACAGATTTTTACAGTTATTTGTGGCTTGGCTGCGATTAGTTCTGTAATCTACGGCGCTCTTTAA
- a CDS encoding DUF2589 domain-containing protein produces the protein MALFRNRKTLPASPQYLDAIVRGLSYVANCASELSLTHYKGLIEQFFDYDEKEQTFTPKTVDLRLDDNHIITMPLVAVTDAKGLYLDELDVAFSVKVTGIDIGELTDTLNKNHPHFIVDLAPSTANRNSSSKDIIDFKAKFKANEAPECVMKIIDKYNSQIHPRKTQLPEESTSHDAVNPMA, from the coding sequence ATGGCTTTATTTAGAAATAGAAAAACACTACCTGCCTCACCACAATATTTAGATGCGATTGTGAGAGGATTAAGTTACGTTGCAAACTGCGCTAGTGAATTGAGTTTGACTCACTACAAAGGACTTATTGAGCAATTTTTTGATTACGACGAAAAAGAACAAACTTTTACACCTAAAACTGTCGATTTACGTCTCGATGACAATCATATTATTACAATGCCATTAGTGGCAGTAACGGACGCAAAAGGTCTGTATCTTGATGAATTAGACGTTGCATTTTCTGTCAAAGTGACAGGAATTGATATCGGTGAGCTCACGGACACGCTGAACAAAAACCATCCCCACTTCATTGTCGATCTAGCACCTAGCACGGCCAATAGAAACAGCTCAAGTAAAGACATTATTGATTTTAAAGCCAAATTCAAAGCGAATGAGGCACCAGAATGTGTGATGAAAATAATTGACAAATACAACAGTCAAATTCATCCACGTAAAACACAACTTCCGGAAGAAAGTACATCGCATGATGCGGTAAACCCAATGGCATAA
- a CDS encoding L-serine ammonia-lyase, translating to MISVFDIYKIGVGPSSSHTVGPMKAGKEFIDELRSMGKLRDITKITVDVYGSLSLTGKGHHTDIAIIMGLAGNTPEKVDIDSIPGFIARVEETERLPVGMHCHTVSFPREGGMNFHRTNLALHENGMQIHAWINDEKIFSKTYYSIGGGFIVDEEHFGKESESLIQVPYVFRSAEELLNQCKESGLSISTLVMANEKAMHSDEEVRTYFANIWRTMRECMERGMNTEGILPGPLRVPRRAAALRQQLLTSEKTTNDPMAVVDWVNMYAFAVNEENAAGGRVVTAPTNGACGIIPAVLAYYDKFIQTVTEKDYIRYFAASGAIGGLYKRNASISGAEVGCQGEVGVACSMAAAGLAELLGGSPEQVCMAAEIAMEHNLGLTCDPVAGQVQVPCIERNGIAAVKAINSTRMALRRSSAPRVSLDKVIETMLETGKDMNAKYRETSQGGLAIKVIC from the coding sequence ATGATTAGTGTATTTGACATCTATAAAATCGGTGTTGGTCCTTCGAGCTCACACACGGTTGGACCGATGAAAGCGGGTAAAGAGTTTATTGATGAACTTCGCTCAATGGGAAAATTGCGCGACATCACTAAAATCACCGTGGACGTTTATGGATCGCTATCACTGACAGGGAAAGGTCACCACACGGATATCGCTATCATCATGGGTCTGGCAGGCAATACGCCAGAGAAAGTGGATATCGACTCAATTCCGGGCTTTATTGCTCGTGTAGAAGAAACTGAACGTCTTCCTGTTGGTATGCACTGTCATACCGTCTCTTTCCCTCGTGAAGGTGGCATGAATTTCCACCGCACTAATCTGGCATTGCACGAAAACGGCATGCAGATTCACGCGTGGATCAATGACGAGAAAATCTTCAGCAAAACTTACTACTCTATCGGTGGTGGTTTCATCGTTGATGAAGAACACTTCGGTAAAGAGAGTGAATCTCTCATTCAAGTTCCTTATGTTTTCCGCTCTGCTGAAGAGCTGCTGAACCAGTGTAAAGAGAGTGGCCTCTCGATCAGCACGCTAGTAATGGCGAACGAAAAAGCCATGCACTCAGACGAAGAAGTGCGCACTTATTTCGCGAACATTTGGCGTACGATGCGTGAGTGCATGGAACGCGGCATGAACACCGAAGGCATCCTACCTGGGCCTTTGCGTGTACCACGCCGTGCAGCAGCGCTGCGTCAACAACTGCTCACATCAGAAAAAACCACCAACGATCCAATGGCGGTAGTTGACTGGGTAAACATGTATGCGTTTGCGGTTAACGAAGAGAACGCAGCTGGTGGCCGTGTAGTCACTGCACCAACCAACGGTGCGTGCGGCATTATCCCTGCAGTACTCGCCTACTACGACAAATTCATCCAAACCGTGACTGAGAAAGACTACATCCGTTACTTCGCAGCTTCTGGTGCGATTGGTGGTTTGTACAAGCGTAATGCCTCTATCTCAGGTGCGGAAGTAGGCTGTCAAGGTGAAGTGGGTGTGGCTTGTTCTATGGCCGCTGCGGGCCTAGCTGAGCTTTTAGGCGGTAGCCCAGAGCAAGTGTGTATGGCGGCTGAAATCGCAATGGAACACAACCTCGGTTTGACTTGTGACCCAGTGGCAGGACAAGTACAGGTTCCGTGTATCGAGCGTAACGGTATTGCAGCGGTAAAAGCGATCAACTCAACTCGTATGGCGCTGCGTCGTTCTTCTGCCCCACGTGTTTCACTGGATAAAGTGATTGAAACTATGCTGGAAACCGGCAAGGACATGAATGCTAAGTACCGTGAAACTTCACAAGGTGGCTTGGCAATCAAAGTGATCTGCTAA
- a CDS encoding YcjF family protein translates to MSDLKTKQIFNEPLQGSIETPTFTAQQQFSAQEKFVPMSVEEPAEELEAQIDTIIRPSKGRKWFAGGLFAAFSGLVAWQAVDSVVQAIQSADWLSLGWAGFVSALATLGLGAIGKELWKLRRLRQHFSVQEQAQALMEKDAVGQGQAFCQQIAKEGKVDKQGYQRWQSALNSSHSDAEIIDLYDALVVAEQDKQASQIVTRYATEAAALVAISPLAIADMLLVAWRNFSMVDQLAKVYGVELGYWSRVKLFKAVLLNMALAGASELAVDASVDLFSMDIAGRVSARAGQGVGVGILTARLGIKAVGLLRPLPWHPDRQLKLSAVRKQVVSKVAGLLAK, encoded by the coding sequence ATGAGCGATCTCAAAACCAAACAGATTTTTAATGAGCCGCTGCAAGGCAGTATAGAAACGCCGACTTTCACGGCTCAGCAGCAATTCAGCGCACAAGAAAAGTTTGTGCCAATGAGTGTTGAAGAACCGGCAGAAGAGCTGGAAGCACAGATTGATACCATTATTCGACCTAGTAAAGGGCGCAAGTGGTTTGCGGGCGGTTTGTTTGCTGCATTCAGTGGTTTGGTGGCATGGCAGGCTGTCGATAGCGTAGTACAAGCCATTCAAAGCGCAGACTGGCTCAGCCTTGGTTGGGCCGGCTTTGTGAGTGCTTTGGCGACATTAGGCTTAGGTGCCATCGGCAAAGAGTTGTGGAAACTGCGTCGCTTACGCCAACATTTTAGCGTGCAAGAGCAAGCTCAAGCCCTGATGGAGAAAGACGCGGTAGGACAAGGCCAAGCCTTTTGTCAGCAGATCGCCAAAGAAGGTAAAGTTGATAAACAGGGTTACCAGCGTTGGCAATCTGCGCTCAATAGCAGTCACAGTGATGCAGAAATCATCGATTTATACGATGCGTTGGTGGTGGCCGAACAAGACAAACAAGCCAGCCAAATCGTAACCCGTTATGCCACAGAAGCCGCGGCATTAGTGGCGATTAGCCCGCTAGCGATAGCCGATATGTTATTGGTGGCTTGGCGTAATTTTTCCATGGTGGATCAACTGGCAAAAGTGTATGGCGTTGAATTGGGCTACTGGTCACGCGTGAAGCTGTTTAAAGCGGTGCTGCTGAATATGGCGTTAGCGGGAGCGAGCGAATTGGCCGTGGATGCCAGCGTTGATCTGTTTTCGATGGATATAGCAGGACGTGTTTCTGCTCGAGCAGGGCAAGGTGTTGGGGTAGGCATTCTGACCGCGCGTTTAGGCATTAAAGCAGTGGGTTTGTTGCGTCCACTGCCATGGCATCCCGATCGACAACTCAAACTGAGTGCGGTACGCAAGCAAGTGGTCAGCAAAGTCGCGGGTTTGCTTGCGAAATAA